GTCTGCTGATTGATTAGACGGCTTTGTAATATTATTAGAGTACTATCAATACCTTCATGAATATCAACTATTTTTTTCTCAGATTCATCGAGGCGAGAGAAATTGCGTAATGAAAGAACTATTTCTTGGATACGTTCAGTACCAAACTTCATAGAATCAAGAAGCTTGAGGTAATCAGCAGTTAAAAATTCTAGTTCTAGTTCTGCGATCGCAGCTTGAATTTCTGCTACTGGCGCAGGATAATGGTATTGGTATAAGCTAATTAATTTTAGTAAATCTTGAGTGTATTTGAGTGCATAAACCAGGTTGCCAGCAATAAAGTTGACTGGGTTATTGATTTCGTGTGCAATCCCAGCAACAAGTTGCCCCAAAGCCGCCATTTTTTCATTCTGAATTAATCGAGTATAGTTATTCTTCAGGTTACGAAAACCTCGTTTGGCAATTCTAGATTGTTCTTCTACTTGCTCTAGTTGAGCTAATGTTAAAATATGAATTTGAGAATAAGCTAAAAGCAACTGATGGAAATCGAGTAGTTTATAGCTGCCTAACTGAGTTTCTATTAAAATCGGCTCATATACAAATTGAGGCTCTCGCTGCAAAGCTACCTTATTTGCTTCTACAATGAGCGTCTCCTCAGAAATTATACATACATCTGGTTGCAAAAAGTTAATCAGATTTATCGCAGGTCGTTTAGAAAATAGTGGGAAACTATAGGGACGGCTCATGTGTTCAAAAAATCTTTGTCGGGAAATCATGCCTACATAGTTATGATTTTTTACTAGGATAATTCCTGGTAGTAAAGGCTCTTGCTTAAAAAGTCTATTCAAATCATTTGCTGGACTATCTGCATCGAAGTAAACAGACCAAAGTGGTAATTCTTGCAAAGTAGACTCTAATCGCAAGTTCAGATTATTAGCATTTGTCATGCTATGTATAGCCAACATACTTTCAATCCTTTCTTTATCTTGAAGTAACGTTTATGGTGACGCCCCGAACAAGCATTGCGATAATTGCAAAGTTAATCAAACTTATATTTCCCTAATTACTGCTTAAACTCACAGTTATGCTGCAAAACTTTTGCTATTAGGGTATCCCATACTTTTCTATGCTGGACAATATTGCTACTAATATTACAGAAATTACGTATTGACAATTTAGACAAGAAATTGACTAGTAAAAATAATAAAAGAATATGCGTCGCTAACCCCCAAAAAATAATTTATGTTGTCTCCCAGTACTTACGTATGGACTGCTATTTTACGCCATTACGAGTGTCGATGCAGCCTCTCATAGAGAAGCTAAGGGATTTCCAAGAAATAAATTATCCAAATAAACTAACCACAGAGACGCAGAGAACACAGAGAGAGGAGACATAGAGAGAATTTTTGCGTCAGCTTTGGGATATTGTTTTATTTGGAAGTGCCTAAGTAATTGCAAAAGCTTCTTTTTCACCACGAGTACGTAAGTCCTAAAAGGATAAATAGGAAGGCATAAGCCTGCAAAAAAGCCCCACCGGATATTTTATTTTGTAGAATAGGCATTGCTATTATATGC
This Nostoc sp. C052 DNA region includes the following protein-coding sequences:
- a CDS encoding ATP-binding protein; its protein translation is MLAIHSMTNANNLNLRLESTLQELPLWSVYFDADSPANDLNRLFKQEPLLPGIILVKNHNYVGMISRQRFFEHMSRPYSFPLFSKRPAINLINFLQPDVCIISEETLIVEANKVALQREPQFVYEPILIETQLGSYKLLDFHQLLLAYSQIHILTLAQLEQVEEQSRIAKRGFRNLKNNYTRLIQNEKMAALGQLVAGIAHEINNPVNFIAGNLVYALKYTQDLLKLISLYQYHYPAPVAEIQAAIAELELEFLTADYLKLLDSMKFGTERIQEIVLSLRNFSRLDESEKKIVDIHEGIDSTLIILQSRLINQQTGKKITLSKEYGNIPLVECYPGLINQVFMNIIANAIDAIFESFESADSTLKSPLIIIRTEVTDNQQVVIRIADNGTGIPKDIQKRLFDPFFTTKPVGKGTGLGLSISYQIIVEKHCGQLQCISTVKEGTEFIITIPLQLNS